One Campylobacter massiliensis DNA window includes the following coding sequences:
- the rplS gene encoding 50S ribosomal protein L19, with translation MRNKYIEAFEQTQIAQKSVPDFRAGDTLRIAIRIKEGDKTRIQNFEGICIARRGSGTGETFIIRKIGANSVGVERIFPIYSESLESITVLRQGRVRRAKLFYLRDRRGKAARIKELKK, from the coding sequence ATGAGAAACAAGTATATAGAGGCGTTTGAACAAACTCAAATAGCCCAAAAGTCTGTGCCTGATTTTCGTGCTGGAGATACTTTACGTATAGCCATCCGCATCAAAGAGGGTGATAAAACGAGAATTCAAAATTTTGAAGGTATCTGCATAGCAAGACGCGGAAGCGGAACTGGCGAAACATTTATCATCAGAAAAATCGGCGCAAATAGCGTAGGCGTAGAGAGAATTTTCCCTATCTATAGCGAAAGTCTAGAGAGCATAACCGTTCTAAGACAAGGTCGCGTTCGCCGCGCTAAGCTATTTTATCTACGCGATAGGCGCGGTAAAGCCGCTCGCATCAAAGAGCTTAAAAAATAA
- a CDS encoding cupin domain-containing protein — translation MEKIVWQNDVFNGVTIAKLFDGPNSKEIRINLEKGAQMKEHKAPGAIMVQVLSGKVDFSVGENSFILDALDMITLEPNVIHALTALENSIVRLSLSKNDDVSRVFGVLRP, via the coding sequence ATGGAAAAAATTGTATGGCAAAATGACGTATTTAACGGCGTTACTATAGCTAAGCTTTTTGATGGACCGAACAGTAAAGAAATACGCATAAATTTAGAAAAAGGTGCCCAAATGAAGGAGCATAAGGCTCCTGGTGCTATCATGGTGCAGGTTTTAAGCGGCAAGGTAGATTTTAGCGTTGGAGAAAATAGTTTTATCTTGGATGCGCTCGATATGATTACACTTGAGCCAAACGTCATTCATGCCTTGACTGCTTTGGAAAATAGTATCGTAAGGCTTAGCTTGAGCAAAAACGACGATGTAAGTAGAGTTTTTGGGGTCTTAAGGCCTTAG
- a CDS encoding aspartate ammonia-lyase, producing the protein MGTRREHDFIGELEIADDVYYGVQTFRALENFHMSGRPLKDYPYFVKAFAQIKKAAALANKEVGVLDAQKADAIAKACDELIAGKYLDQFVVDMIQGGAGTSTNMNANEVITNVALESLGHKKGEYQYLHPNDHTNLGQSTNDTYPSSIKVATYAKLTDLLKAMELLKNELEAKAKDFKDIIKMGRTELEDAVPTTLGNTFNAFASYIKSDIEKITAARESMAVLNMGATAIGTGINCHPDYKAAVHKILSQITGVNFKPADDFIAATQDTADFVHVSGALKTAAVRLSKIANDLRLMNSGPRCGLGEINLPQMQPGSSIMPGKVNPVIAEVVGEACYEVIGNDVTIMLCSERGEFELNAFEPGIAYALFNSIFILENAMKTLAEKAIRKLTANPEACLKSVLGSVGIVTAFNPYIGYEKSASIAKEALQTGKAVGDICLERGYLKKEEIDKILEPKNMLNPHMGK; encoded by the coding sequence ATGGGAACCAGAAGAGAACACGACTTCATAGGTGAGCTAGAGATAGCTGATGATGTATATTACGGCGTACAAACATTTAGGGCGCTTGAGAATTTCCACATGAGCGGACGACCGCTTAAAGATTATCCGTATTTCGTTAAGGCATTTGCTCAAATCAAAAAGGCTGCAGCCTTAGCCAACAAAGAAGTCGGAGTTCTAGACGCGCAAAAAGCCGACGCCATCGCAAAAGCGTGCGACGAGCTAATCGCGGGTAAATATTTAGATCAATTCGTAGTAGATATGATCCAAGGCGGTGCGGGAACTAGCACCAATATGAACGCGAACGAAGTTATAACAAACGTCGCGCTTGAAAGCCTTGGCCACAAAAAAGGCGAGTATCAGTATCTACATCCAAATGACCACACAAACCTCGGCCAAAGCACCAACGACACTTATCCAAGCTCGATCAAAGTCGCTACATACGCTAAACTAACCGATCTTTTAAAGGCTATGGAGCTACTTAAAAACGAGCTGGAAGCCAAGGCAAAAGACTTTAAAGATATCATCAAAATGGGTAGAACTGAGCTGGAAGACGCCGTTCCTACGACGCTTGGCAACACGTTTAACGCATTTGCAAGCTACATCAAAAGCGATATCGAAAAAATCACCGCCGCAAGAGAGTCTATGGCTGTGCTAAACATGGGCGCAACTGCGATCGGAACGGGCATCAACTGCCATCCTGATTACAAAGCGGCCGTTCATAAAATTTTAAGCCAAATCACGGGCGTAAATTTCAAACCTGCCGATGATTTCATAGCAGCTACTCAAGACACTGCGGATTTCGTTCACGTTAGTGGCGCGCTAAAAACTGCTGCCGTTAGATTAAGCAAGATCGCAAACGATTTAAGATTAATGAACTCAGGTCCAAGATGCGGTCTTGGCGAGATAAATTTACCTCAGATGCAGCCTGGTAGCTCCATCATGCCTGGTAAAGTAAACCCTGTCATCGCAGAAGTCGTAGGCGAGGCGTGCTACGAGGTAATCGGCAACGACGTAACCATCATGCTTTGCAGCGAGAGAGGCGAATTTGAGCTAAACGCGTTTGAGCCTGGCATCGCTTACGCGCTATTTAACTCTATCTTTATCCTTGAAAATGCGATGAAAACCCTAGCCGAAAAAGCTATCAGAAAGCTAACCGCAAATCCTGAGGCATGCTTAAAATCAGTGCTCGGCTCAGTCGGTATCGTAACTGCCTTTAACCCATACATCGGCTACGAAAAATCCGCAAGCATAGCTAAAGAAGCGTTGCAAACGGGCAAAGCCGTAGGCGATATCTGCTTGGAGAGAGGCTACCTCAAAAAAGAGGAAATCGACAAAATCTTAGAGCCTAAAAATATGCTAAACCCTCATATGGGTAAATAA
- a CDS encoding anaerobic C4-dicarboxylate transporter → MDIMLILQIIVLLGGIYLGVRLGGMGVGYAGGLGVVVLAVLGMKVDMKDIPMDVILIIASVISAITAMQVAGGLDYLVQVASKILRKNPKQINYLAPIVTYLLTILAGTGHTAFSMIPVIVEVAKTQNIKPSAPLALSVVSSQVAITASPISAAFVAMTGVCEPLGVSYPMLLFICISTTFVAMIITAFIVNKFYDLDLSKDPIYQDRLARGAVSEIKEVEYQALKPYAKRSVAIFAVGVLVVVCYALIISKSLGIVAKPILSRDAAIISFMLTIGFLIATLCKVDTSKLLSTSTFQSGMNACICVIGIAWLGTTFVNGHIDSIKEVAKNVVTQYPFILAVALYFLSCLLYSQAATTRVMMPAVAAALGMTSPENSGQIWILVASFAAVSGLFVLPTYPTTLGAIAMDDTGTTRVGKFVFNHSFFVPGTIMVALSVALAFLIAPVLL, encoded by the coding sequence ATGGATATAATGCTGATTTTACAGATTATAGTCCTACTCGGAGGTATCTACCTAGGTGTTAGGCTAGGCGGTATGGGCGTGGGTTATGCCGGCGGTCTTGGCGTAGTCGTTTTGGCGGTGCTTGGCATGAAAGTGGATATGAAAGATATCCCGATGGACGTTATTTTAATCATCGCGTCCGTTATTTCGGCCATCACTGCGATGCAAGTCGCGGGCGGACTTGATTATTTGGTTCAGGTCGCATCTAAAATTTTGCGCAAGAACCCAAAGCAAATCAACTACCTAGCGCCTATCGTTACCTATCTACTTACGATACTAGCGGGCACCGGTCACACTGCGTTTTCTATGATTCCGGTTATCGTAGAGGTTGCTAAAACGCAAAACATCAAACCTAGCGCGCCTCTTGCGCTTTCGGTCGTTTCATCTCAAGTAGCGATCACCGCTAGCCCTATATCTGCGGCTTTCGTTGCGATGACGGGCGTTTGCGAGCCTCTTGGCGTTAGCTATCCGATGCTACTTTTCATCTGCATATCTACCACTTTCGTAGCTATGATTATTACGGCCTTCATCGTAAATAAATTTTACGATCTTGACCTCTCAAAAGACCCTATCTATCAAGACAGACTAGCTAGAGGCGCGGTTTCGGAGATAAAAGAGGTAGAGTATCAGGCGCTAAAACCTTATGCGAAAAGATCGGTTGCGATATTTGCCGTCGGCGTTTTAGTCGTCGTTTGCTATGCGCTCATTATTTCAAAGAGCCTTGGTATCGTGGCGAAACCTATCCTTTCTAGAGACGCTGCTATCATCAGCTTTATGCTTACTATCGGCTTCCTTATCGCTACGCTTTGTAAGGTCGACACTAGCAAATTGCTTTCAACTAGCACTTTCCAAAGCGGTATGAACGCGTGCATCTGCGTCATCGGTATCGCATGGCTAGGTACTACATTCGTTAACGGTCACATCGATAGCATCAAAGAGGTAGCTAAAAACGTCGTTACGCAGTATCCGTTTATATTAGCCGTCGCGCTATATTTCCTAAGCTGCTTGCTATACTCTCAAGCCGCAACCACTCGCGTTATGATGCCTGCGGTCGCTGCTGCGCTAGGTATGACTAGCCCTGAAAACTCAGGTCAAATTTGGATCCTAGTAGCTTCATTTGCCGCTGTTTCAGGACTATTCGTACTTCCTACGTATCCTACGACTTTGGGCGCTATCGCTATGGACGATACCGGTACTACAAGAGTCGGTAAATTCGTATTTAACCACTCATTCTTCGTACCTGGCACCATCATGGTTGCTCTTTCGGTTGCGTTAGCATTCCTCATCGCTCCTGTTCTTCTCTAA
- the cuyB gene encoding cysteate racemase gives MKRIGILGGMGPLATIDLYAKIVELTNAAKDQDNIPIVIDNYPQIPDRTAYILHGGEDPFPFMKESATRLKNAGCEAICIACNTAHFFAKRLTQECGVNILHIAKIATASIKSNFPHAKKIAVIATTGTTAAKIYENELIAAGLECVKIPENLMTNIMDCIYKGAKANKLKEYVELFNDTIAAIEADAYIAACTEIPLFLPYATKKDKFVDATLELAKAAVKFGLEK, from the coding sequence ATGAAACGAATCGGAATTTTAGGCGGCATGGGACCGCTGGCTACGATAGATCTATACGCTAAGATCGTAGAACTCACAAATGCCGCAAAAGATCAGGATAACATCCCTATCGTCATCGACAACTACCCGCAGATCCCCGACCGTACGGCGTATATCCTGCACGGAGGCGAGGATCCGTTTCCTTTTATGAAAGAGTCCGCGACGAGGCTCAAAAACGCGGGCTGCGAGGCTATCTGTATAGCTTGCAACACGGCTCACTTTTTTGCCAAGCGACTAACGCAGGAGTGTGGCGTAAATATCCTGCACATCGCTAAAATCGCGACCGCGTCGATAAAGTCAAATTTCCCGCACGCTAAAAAGATCGCCGTCATCGCCACCACCGGCACGACCGCGGCTAAAATTTACGAAAACGAGCTGATCGCCGCGGGCCTAGAGTGTGTGAAAATCCCCGAAAATTTGATGACAAACATCATGGACTGCATTTACAAGGGCGCGAAGGCAAACAAGCTAAAAGAGTACGTTGAGCTCTTTAACGATACGATCGCGGCTATCGAGGCTGACGCATATATCGCGGCTTGCACGGAGATACCGCTGTTTTTACCGTACGCGACGAAAAAAGATAAATTCGTAGACGCTACTCTCGAGCTTGCTAAAGCAGCCGTCAAATTCGGCCTAGAAAAATAA
- a CDS encoding tetratricopeptide repeat protein has product MRKYFLIFLPILAFSFSLSVNSGAEDGRPYTVINISDEKEFVCKEEILAYDRKLYFCDVASGALPKVEDKILALAEVRFREEKSGMRVYIVPRASSRLISSSEPLYGAPAVPFSRNGGAAKRHAIVIDQNLSEFKKQANAGINFAPIFDQMTAPSVGPLDLNKAPIESSDSNDINMYLDVKKSYDAKRYDDTIATIQTALRRYPNSIFASEFLLYRLRALDKILDSQNSFEGLGAADVASEGRAWMRRFVSDENYPEVLYLVTKAYLRQELVSDANYTLDILMNEHPNSNFTKLAVLEFADRLYVTGRQDEAVKMYEDVLYSAQTLDVASRAALSLVQGSIDKAKFDRAKDFMLKILNKNQEYLLNDASKLMTLAGVFHEKKMDDIAARIYEILLARLNKNDDDYETVLKNLGIALTGTPDTQKAYDYLKRYQSEFADGQYAAIVQNALDKLFFARNDENNATKLHEHYDALMGKYGKTDVGAKALKEQVALYLKERKFDSVLRYTQAVRDLNDTDASAVLEQAALNLTNEAIRQNDCAAVVNLTENYGVGDKIGAKFKLFDCYMRLSRFAVAHELASQNILAPDMLDRVEWLIKLASVLIKTEKYNDALRVADEALAIASRQEYADVSPVLFYRFEALMGLGRLTDAAATITAVETLRKNDFKVIELYDRMAEATYGANDFLNASVYAKKAIDLQKRLHIATFSPKIDFEYIGSLSKLDRLDEALQAAQELVDTRLDPENRLRALTQISEIYIKLKRESEAKPYLQECVGSNLQSSWKAICAEQMKLVE; this is encoded by the coding sequence ATGAGAAAATATTTTTTGATTTTTTTACCGATTTTGGCGTTTTCTTTTAGCCTGAGCGTAAATTCGGGCGCAGAGGACGGCAGGCCCTACACCGTGATAAATATCAGCGACGAGAAGGAATTCGTCTGCAAAGAGGAGATCCTCGCCTACGACCGCAAACTTTATTTTTGCGACGTCGCTAGCGGTGCGCTGCCGAAGGTCGAGGATAAAATTTTGGCCCTGGCCGAAGTTAGATTTCGCGAGGAAAAGAGCGGCATGCGAGTCTATATCGTGCCTCGCGCGAGCTCCCGCTTGATCTCGTCTAGCGAGCCTCTTTACGGCGCGCCCGCAGTGCCGTTTAGCAGAAACGGCGGCGCAGCCAAACGCCACGCCATCGTGATAGATCAAAATTTAAGCGAATTTAAAAAACAAGCAAACGCTGGGATAAATTTCGCCCCGATATTTGACCAGATGACCGCGCCTAGCGTCGGGCCGCTCGATCTAAACAAGGCTCCGATAGAAAGCAGCGATAGCAACGACATAAACATGTACCTAGACGTCAAAAAAAGCTACGACGCCAAGCGCTACGACGACACGATAGCCACGATCCAGACGGCGCTACGCCGCTACCCAAACAGCATTTTTGCTAGCGAGTTTTTGCTCTATAGACTGCGCGCTTTGGATAAAATTTTAGACTCGCAAAATAGCTTCGAAGGGCTCGGCGCGGCGGATGTCGCAAGCGAGGGGCGCGCGTGGATGAGGCGGTTCGTGTCGGACGAAAACTACCCAGAGGTGCTCTATCTCGTGACCAAAGCCTACCTTAGGCAGGAGCTCGTTAGCGACGCGAACTATACGCTAGATATCCTCATGAACGAGCATCCAAACTCAAATTTTACCAAGCTAGCCGTCCTTGAGTTTGCCGATAGGCTATACGTCACGGGCAGGCAAGACGAGGCGGTAAAGATGTACGAGGACGTGCTGTACTCGGCGCAGACGCTAGACGTCGCTAGCCGCGCGGCTCTGAGCCTCGTGCAGGGCAGTATCGACAAGGCGAAATTCGACCGCGCCAAGGACTTTATGCTTAAAATTTTAAACAAAAATCAAGAGTACCTACTAAACGACGCATCCAAGCTAATGACGCTGGCGGGGGTATTTCACGAGAAAAAGATGGACGATATCGCCGCGAGAATTTATGAAATTTTACTCGCCCGCTTAAATAAAAACGACGATGATTACGAAACAGTGCTAAAAAATCTAGGCATCGCGCTAACGGGCACTCCCGATACGCAAAAAGCCTACGACTACCTAAAAAGATACCAAAGCGAGTTTGCGGACGGACAGTATGCCGCCATCGTGCAAAATGCGCTCGATAAGCTATTTTTCGCCAGAAACGACGAGAACAACGCGACTAAACTGCACGAGCACTACGATGCGCTCATGGGTAAATACGGAAAAACCGACGTCGGCGCCAAGGCGCTAAAAGAGCAGGTCGCACTCTATCTAAAAGAGCGTAAATTTGACTCCGTCCTGCGCTATACCCAGGCCGTGCGCGATCTAAACGATACGGACGCTAGCGCCGTCTTGGAGCAGGCGGCGTTAAATTTGACAAACGAAGCCATCCGTCAAAACGACTGCGCCGCGGTAGTAAATTTGACCGAAAACTACGGCGTAGGCGATAAAATCGGGGCTAAATTTAAACTCTTTGACTGCTATATGCGCCTATCGCGTTTCGCCGTCGCGCACGAGCTCGCCTCGCAAAATATCCTTGCGCCAGACATGCTCGACCGCGTGGAGTGGCTCATCAAGCTAGCCTCCGTTTTGATAAAGACGGAAAAGTATAACGACGCCTTGCGCGTGGCAGACGAAGCCCTAGCTATCGCGTCTAGGCAGGAGTATGCCGACGTCTCGCCCGTGCTTTTTTATAGATTTGAGGCGCTGATGGGACTGGGTAGGCTCACCGATGCCGCCGCGACGATAACTGCCGTCGAGACGCTACGCAAAAACGACTTTAAGGTCATCGAGCTCTACGACCGCATGGCCGAGGCGACATACGGCGCGAACGACTTTTTAAATGCGTCGGTTTACGCCAAAAAGGCGATCGACCTGCAAAAACGCTTGCATATCGCCACCTTTAGCCCGAAAATCGACTTTGAGTACATCGGCTCGCTAAGCAAGCTGGATAGGCTGGACGAGGCGTTGCAAGCCGCGCAGGAGCTCGTAGATACGCGCCTAGATCCCGAAAACAGGCTGCGAGCGCTAACTCAGATCTCGGAAATCTACATCAAACTAAAACGCGAAAGCGAAGCAAAGCCGTATCTGCAAGAGTGCGTCGGCTCAAATCTGCAAAGCTCGTGGAAGGCTATCTGCGCCGAGCAGATGAAGCTCGTGGAGTAA
- a CDS encoding transglycosylase domain-containing protein has protein sequence MRILASILFIIFVSLSAAFVYLYSQVTFDASNIIDFKPKLATQIYDRNGELIANIFDENRIYVKYEDIPPRVIEALVAIEDTSFFEHGGVNPEAITRAVVKDIKAGKLVEGASTLTQQLVKNMVLTREKKLTRKVKEMIISMKLENELSKEQILERYLNHVYLGHGYHGIKTAAKGYFRKELNELTLKEIAILVGLPKAPSTYDPTRHLDLSLSRANNVISRMNALGWISDAEYKAALVEQPVVFDDTLTQNKAPYIVDEVLKEASKRFEDIKTGGYVIETNVDLKVQQMASEALKYGHNEILKRNKDANASILNGAIVVTLPKTGEVLALVGGVDYAKSSYNRATQSMRQPGSSFKPFIYQIALDMGYSPMSKAADISRVFNEGSQYEWRPKNYSGGFQGYITLREALRQSRNLATINLLDEIGLDTAYKKLTEMGFKNIPKNLSIALGSFGISPLEFAKFYSMFPNGGEIVEPSLIKRIINYQNLEAVFEPERTFVTEPEQAYLMTDMMKTVVERGTGQSARLNGVQVAGKTGTTNNNIDAWFCGFTPEVEVVVWYGNDDNTPMRKVEGGGRTAAPVFKKFMESYMKEYPLKQKTFIEPEGVFHTAYEGLIEVYTKISPVPKQDAQDTLIKQDDEGLIF, from the coding sequence ATGAGAATTTTAGCTTCGATTTTGTTTATTATCTTTGTTTCGCTGAGCGCCGCGTTTGTTTATCTTTATTCGCAAGTCACCTTTGATGCGTCAAACATTATCGATTTTAAGCCAAAGCTCGCGACTCAAATTTATGATAGAAACGGCGAGCTCATCGCAAATATCTTTGACGAAAACAGGATCTACGTCAAGTACGAGGACATCCCACCGCGCGTCATCGAGGCACTGGTAGCCATCGAGGATACGAGCTTTTTCGAGCACGGCGGCGTAAACCCCGAAGCTATCACGCGAGCTGTCGTTAAAGATATAAAGGCCGGCAAACTGGTCGAGGGCGCTAGCACGCTCACACAGCAGCTCGTTAAAAACATGGTGCTAACTAGAGAAAAAAAGCTAACTCGAAAGGTCAAAGAGATGATCATCTCGATGAAGCTGGAAAACGAGCTAAGCAAAGAGCAAATCCTGGAGCGCTACCTAAACCACGTCTATCTCGGGCACGGCTACCACGGCATCAAGACCGCGGCCAAGGGGTACTTTAGAAAGGAGCTTAACGAGCTCACGCTAAAAGAGATCGCGATCCTAGTGGGCTTACCAAAGGCTCCTAGCACCTACGATCCGACTCGCCACCTAGACCTATCTCTAAGCCGCGCAAATAACGTAATCTCAAGGATGAACGCGCTAGGTTGGATCAGCGACGCCGAGTACAAAGCAGCGCTAGTCGAGCAGCCCGTAGTCTTTGACGATACGCTCACGCAAAACAAAGCCCCGTACATCGTAGACGAGGTGCTAAAAGAAGCCTCAAAACGCTTTGAGGATATCAAAACGGGCGGCTACGTCATCGAAACAAACGTCGATCTAAAAGTGCAGCAAATGGCGTCCGAGGCGCTCAAATACGGCCATAACGAGATCCTGAAACGAAACAAAGACGCAAACGCCAGCATCCTAAACGGCGCCATCGTCGTCACCCTGCCAAAGACAGGCGAGGTACTCGCGCTAGTCGGCGGAGTAGACTACGCCAAAAGCAGCTACAACCGCGCCACGCAGAGTATGCGCCAACCGGGATCTAGCTTTAAGCCATTTATCTACCAGATCGCCCTAGACATGGGCTACTCGCCGATGAGTAAGGCTGCCGACATCTCGAGAGTCTTTAACGAAGGCAGCCAGTACGAGTGGCGCCCGAAAAACTACAGCGGCGGCTTCCAGGGCTACATCACGCTGCGCGAGGCCCTGCGTCAGTCGCGCAACCTCGCCACGATAAATTTACTCGACGAGATCGGGCTTGATACGGCTTACAAAAAGCTAACCGAGATGGGCTTTAAAAACATACCTAAAAACCTATCCATCGCACTTGGTAGCTTCGGTATCTCGCCGTTAGAATTCGCCAAATTTTACTCGATGTTTCCAAACGGCGGCGAGATCGTGGAGCCAAGCCTCATCAAACGCATCATAAACTATCAAAATTTAGAAGCGGTTTTTGAGCCTGAGCGGACGTTCGTCACCGAGCCAGAGCAGGCCTATCTGATGACCGATATGATGAAAACAGTCGTGGAGCGCGGCACGGGACAAAGCGCCAGGCTAAACGGCGTACAAGTCGCGGGCAAGACCGGCACGACGAATAATAACATCGACGCGTGGTTTTGCGGATTTACGCCCGAGGTCGAGGTAGTCGTATGGTACGGCAACGACGACAACACGCCGATGAGAAAGGTCGAGGGCGGCGGACGCACGGCGGCTCCGGTATTTAAGAAATTTATGGAAAGCTATATGAAGGAGTACCCGCTAAAACAAAAAACCTTCATCGAGCCAGAAGGCGTCTTTCACACCGCGTACGAGGGCCTGATCGAGGTCTATACGAAGATCTCGCCGGTACCGAAACAAGACGCGCAAGATACTCTAATAAAACAAGACGACGAGGGACTGATTTTTTAA
- the maf gene encoding septum formation inhibitor Maf: MIILASSSVTRAKVLQDHGVKFEQVFFDYDESGVDKNLPPHVYVQKIVAAKKEQFLKANDGVKNVVFADSVVVCDGKILGKAKDEKEAFKMLKMQSGNTARIVTAMIFLGEKFELFNVSFAEYKFAKFDEADLQNYLSGDLWQGKAGAMTIENFNKKYILSQNGETSTAMGLNVKILKAFL; this comes from the coding sequence ATGATTATTTTGGCTTCGAGCTCGGTTACTAGAGCTAAGGTTTTGCAAGATCACGGCGTTAAATTTGAGCAGGTTTTCTTCGACTACGACGAGAGCGGCGTGGATAAAAATTTACCGCCGCACGTCTACGTTCAAAAGATCGTAGCGGCAAAAAAAGAGCAGTTTCTAAAAGCAAACGACGGAGTAAAAAACGTCGTTTTCGCAGACAGCGTCGTCGTATGCGACGGTAAAATTTTAGGCAAAGCAAAAGACGAAAAAGAAGCTTTTAAAATGCTAAAAATGCAAAGCGGCAACACCGCTAGGATCGTAACCGCAATGATATTTTTAGGCGAAAAATTCGAGCTTTTTAACGTCAGCTTTGCCGAGTATAAATTTGCTAAATTTGACGAAGCCGACCTGCAAAACTACCTATCTGGCGATCTTTGGCAGGGCAAAGCCGGAGCCATGACGATAGAAAATTTCAACAAAAAATACATCCTAAGCCAAAACGGCGAAACTAGCACCGCAATGGGGCTAAACGTGAAAATTTTAAAGGCCTTTTTATGA
- a CDS encoding 3-isopropylmalate dehydratase — MPEFNIAFAKISNALPFIHILSVVVFIGFQANFLLIAKFFMKNIEGDTQKYQTIISMLKRLGYAIYGSIAVMGVTGAILAKQNAIKNADPMLNTILTTKWAIWGFLFLNVIYVTYRLNKASKSLQNSEYVELHENLIVTIYYFIPLNVAFALLAAYLGVSYREF, encoded by the coding sequence ATGCCCGAATTTAACATAGCTTTTGCAAAGATTAGCAACGCCCTACCCTTTATCCACATCCTCTCCGTGGTCGTTTTTATCGGATTTCAAGCAAATTTTTTACTCATCGCTAAATTTTTTATGAAAAATATCGAAGGCGACACGCAAAAATACCAAACGATAATCTCCATGCTAAAGCGCCTAGGCTACGCAATCTACGGCTCGATCGCCGTCATGGGCGTAACCGGCGCGATACTAGCTAAGCAAAACGCGATCAAAAACGCCGATCCGATGCTAAATACGATTTTAACGACGAAATGGGCGATCTGGGGATTTTTGTTTCTAAACGTCATTTACGTCACGTACCGCCTAAACAAAGCCTCAAAATCCCTGCAAAATAGCGAATACGTCGAGCTTCACGAAAACCTCATAGTTACGATTTATTACTTCATCCCGCTAAACGTCGCATTTGCGCTGCTGGCTGCGTATCTGGGCGTATCTTACAGGGAGTTTTGA